The window GCTTACGCCAAAAAGAGCGATTATCTGCGGACTCTCGCCAGCCTTGCCAACGCCATGAAAGGGCTCCTCACGAGCCAGATTTTCGGTGCGGAAAAATTCGAGATTCATGCCCATCTTGATGAGGCCCTGCGCGACCTCAACAAGATGAAGATGATCCGGAAGCTTTTCCCTGCCGGGCTGAAGTATCAGAAAGGCAAGGAAAAGGCCTTTTACCAGACCCTGATGCGGCTTCACAAGAAGCTGGAATCCGCAATGGAGAAGGCCCGGGTTACAAAACTCCGCAAGCGTCTGGCCGTGCTCGACGACAACATGATCAAGGCCGCCAGTCTGGTCAAAGCCGATCAGCAGTTGGAAGCCCGCAAGCTGTTCCGCAAGATTTCAGAATATTTCCAGGATATCGAAGGCATTGATTCCGACATCGGCAATCGACTCACCACCTTCGGCATGTTTGCCGAGGCCGTCGAATATCTCACCAAGGCCATTGAGGTGCAGCAGAACGATGTCCGCGCCCACAACGCCCTCATCCAGTGCTACGAGGGAATGAACGAGGTGGACAAAGCCATGGCCGCCGTCAAGGATGCAATGCGTTACGTCGGTGCCAGCGAGAACCTTTACCTGCGCATGGCCAAGCTTCACCTCACCAAGCGCGAATGGAGTGAGGTATACAACAATGCCAAGGCCGCGTTGGACAAGAACCCGCTCAACGCCGAGGCCTCCAAGCTCATGAAGCAGGCCGAGCCGCGCATTTTTGCCAAGACCGGAACAGCCAAAACAGCAAAGAAAGCCGATGGCGGTGCGAAGAAGGCCCACGATTTGAGTTTTTAAGAGAGAGTAGGAAGCCGCCTTCGGCGGGATTGTTAGGTGATTTCGCCTCCCGGCGGGCTTAAGGCCGAGGGCCTTAAGAATCCCATGTGCGCCTTCGGCGCTGATAATATATCAATTAATATGCCCCAGAAGAGCCTTCTTCCGGGGCTTTCTTATACTAAACACTTCGCCGAAGGCGAGGGTGGGATTCCAAAAACCACCCACCACGTTTCTGAAAAGCAGCCTCCTGCCTTGTTTTCTTATCATGGCAGGGGGTTACCTTTTCTGTGATAGTCGGTGTTTTCTGAGGTTGTATGGTGATTTCGGAAATAAAATCACACATTTTTTCACACATAATGTGTTGTTAATTTATCATTATTTCAGCCGCTTGTAGTGCTAAGTGTAGACGTTGTCAACTTGGCGGAATTGAGAGCGGGGTTCTCGGAACCTCACGCTATTTTGAAGACGACTCCTGAGGGCGCCCACGCAGCAAAGCAAAAATTTGATAAACTGAATATTATCGTTGGCGAGCCCTTTCACGGTCTGATGTGTAGAGGGTGCAGAAAAGGCGTC of the Pseudodesulfovibrio sp. zrk46 genome contains:
- a CDS encoding tetratricopeptide repeat protein, which gives rise to MSKITAKEIREDIARSRAYAKKSDYLRTLASLANAMKGLLTSQIFGAEKFEIHAHLDEALRDLNKMKMIRKLFPAGLKYQKGKEKAFYQTLMRLHKKLESAMEKARVTKLRKRLAVLDDNMIKAASLVKADQQLEARKLFRKISEYFQDIEGIDSDIGNRLTTFGMFAEAVEYLTKAIEVQQNDVRAHNALIQCYEGMNEVDKAMAAVKDAMRYVGASENLYLRMAKLHLTKREWSEVYNNAKAALDKNPLNAEASKLMKQAEPRIFAKTGTAKTAKKADGGAKKAHDLSF